One Myxococcales bacterium DNA window includes the following coding sequences:
- a CDS encoding response regulator: protein MRTGQFTILCVDDDQDLLLALTALLEYAGYRVICAPSAEKGRRAFEEIKPDLVIIDLMMEEIDSGKDLVADLHAQAPSVPLYLLSSVADELAGQADFRAFGLSGVFQKPINPDALLETLRKKLKPAE, encoded by the coding sequence ATGCGGACTGGCCAATTCACCATACTTTGCGTCGATGACGATCAGGACCTGCTATTGGCGCTGACCGCCCTTCTCGAATATGCGGGTTACCGCGTGATTTGCGCCCCCAGCGCGGAAAAAGGCCGGCGCGCCTTTGAAGAAATAAAACCGGATCTGGTCATCATCGACCTGATGATGGAAGAGATCGACTCGGGAAAAGACCTGGTCGCCGATCTGCACGCGCAAGCGCCGAGCGTGCCCCTCTATCTACTCAGCTCGGTGGCCGACGAACTCGCCGGCCAGGCGGATTTTCGCGCCTTCGGACTGTCGGGAGTATTCCAAAAACCGATCAATCCCGACGCACTGCTGGAAACCCTGCGCAAAAAACTGAAACCGGCGGAATGA
- a CDS encoding sulfatase-like hydrolase/transferase, producing MRKSRRLIKFFSLFIALCLIIAAICLVYVRQHEFTAPPEPAGRGQNPPPIRHLFLVTFDALRADHLDLYGYPVVTAPHLTRIAAEGYVFARCITQGVMTFTSGPILLYGRYYADLLDKKTGALDPPFPSLPEILRDQAGYASAVFANHGDFPVNRKLFDAFTDDFHLTESELAKQALAWVEERADRPTFVWLHLFAPHSPQPAAGARFESALAYRLQHPDRFHDVPPLLRPRMKDVAPRNWATYDAAIAKSDDALAWLIAEMRQAGLLERSLVVFSADHGERMNIDGILAHKRWAKRSLAHVPLVVLAPPAWRQAAGSFRTVSTTVRHIDLFPTFCAAAGIDPPQGQAAGVSLWRILDGSIRRDLPAFTDGAGSGIPMSFSLEDGPYVLSHVVSPRKSPYRLYLGKTDPQELKNLRSRHPLAFLSLLYRLSLYPQSPVNHQRYDSGPMTPEEIERLRTLGYL from the coding sequence ATGCGGAAATCGCGACGACTCATTAAATTTTTCAGTCTGTTCATCGCGCTCTGCCTCATCATCGCGGCGATTTGTCTCGTTTACGTCAGACAACACGAATTCACCGCGCCGCCGGAACCTGCCGGTCGCGGCCAAAATCCGCCGCCGATCCGGCACCTTTTCCTCGTCACCTTCGACGCGCTTCGCGCCGATCACCTCGATTTGTACGGCTATCCGGTCGTCACGGCGCCGCATCTCACCCGGATCGCCGCTGAAGGCTATGTTTTCGCGCGATGCATCACCCAGGGCGTGATGACCTTCACTTCGGGGCCGATTCTGCTCTACGGCCGCTATTATGCCGACCTGCTCGATAAAAAAACCGGCGCGCTGGATCCGCCATTCCCTTCCCTGCCGGAAATTTTACGCGACCAGGCCGGCTATGCTTCCGCCGTTTTCGCCAATCACGGCGACTTTCCGGTCAACCGAAAATTGTTCGACGCCTTCACCGACGATTTCCACCTGACGGAAAGCGAGTTGGCGAAACAAGCCCTTGCCTGGGTCGAAGAACGCGCCGACCGGCCCACCTTCGTCTGGTTGCATCTCTTCGCGCCGCACTCGCCGCAACCGGCCGCGGGCGCCCGTTTCGAATCGGCGCTCGCTTACCGTTTGCAACATCCCGACCGTTTTCACGACGTCCCCCCGTTGTTGCGGCCGCGGATGAAGGACGTGGCGCCCCGCAACTGGGCGACCTACGATGCCGCGATCGCCAAATCGGACGACGCCCTGGCCTGGCTGATCGCCGAGATGCGGCAGGCCGGTTTGCTGGAGCGGAGCCTCGTGGTTTTTTCGGCGGATCACGGCGAACGGATGAACATCGACGGCATTCTGGCGCATAAACGCTGGGCCAAACGCAGCCTAGCGCATGTGCCGCTGGTCGTGCTGGCGCCGCCCGCCTGGAGACAGGCGGCCGGATCGTTCCGCACCGTTTCCACCACTGTCCGGCACATCGATCTGTTCCCGACTTTCTGCGCCGCGGCGGGGATCGATCCGCCCCAGGGACAGGCGGCGGGCGTCAGTCTCTGGCGAATTCTGGACGGCTCGATCCGGCGCGATCTGCCGGCGTTCACCGACGGCGCGGGCAGCGGCATTCCAATGAGTTTTTCCTTGGAAGACGGGCCTTATGTCCTCTCGCACGTCGTTTCGCCGCGAAAGTCGCCGTACCGGCTTTATCTGGGAAAAACCGACCCGCAGGAACTCAAGAATCTCCGCAGCCGGCATCCGCTGGCGTTCCTCTCGCTGCTGTACCGCCTCTCGCTTTATCCCCAATCGCCGGTCAATCACCAGCGATATGATTCGGGGCCGATGACGCCGGAAGAAATCGAACGATTGCGGACGCTCGGATACCTATAG